Proteins encoded together in one Ipomoea triloba cultivar NCNSP0323 chromosome 4, ASM357664v1 window:
- the LOC116016828 gene encoding uncharacterized protein LOC116016828 isoform X2 produces MKLISPWLHAYMMPFFMAGGRKSPTSDLLGSLENHSSAGQAWKKGLPEFQDRVEPCPLSSSLYYGAQEDMYIKSSGAQSLGSLPNYNKKEDGANGNNFSAPGGNLWEGSVFY; encoded by the exons ATGAAACTTATTAGTCCATGGCTCCATGCATATATGATGCCCTTTTTTATG GCTGGGGGAAGAAAGTCTCCAACTTCTGACCTTTTGGGATCTCTTGAGAATCACTCATCTGCAGGTCAGGCATGGAAGAAAGGACTTCCAG AATTTCAGGATAGAGTGGAACCGTGCCCATTGAGTTCGTCGCTTTACTATGGTGCGCAAGAGGACATGTATATCAAGTCATCTGGTGCACAGTCATTGGGATCATTGCCTAAT TACAACAAAAAGGAGGATGGCGCCAATGGAAACAACTTTAGTGCCCCTGGAGGAAATTTGTGGGAAG GGTCAGTTTTTTATTAA